In the genome of Croceimicrobium hydrocarbonivorans, one region contains:
- a CDS encoding T9SS type A sorting domain-containing protein, whose translation MKRITLVLFCLWAMSSIAQEHRYYPEDIMVVPHWDIGMTHSYFQNFIFRNANDFVFEVYGSNGDVYKSQPHVYPIEGSGHVRRGKLQGELVRKHTDSYRGYPSIRLSSNYVEYAPNLLIEQITGSGFLGIVFFNPETGLQNEFPKDLYAKSLVALSQAPFVVDQEIYVLAGDCDGYSTSGNYFDYNKLDRDSLYLLRFDFEKADFVKEHSFNLKGLTGKEFQRCMGEFDFDPQLGTLRFQQADTLFLFEVGRPNPTQVYKPPFYRNRNLKYLADTNYIVGRTLFSADYDTSYGEYLMRTTFDSNYQEFQDSVAYYYPSPNLRSDSLQYKYDVIGITEERVYLSRQKAFYDEVGTFYDNTLICTNWQGDKLWSRDMLSRDYRGHLEEVFELNDTLFVLGRIKFPSPYKPEYFIGPSISFIRRLTKDGKLIDWQQIDPDIQVYPNPFQVDFFIELDGLRSIQLFNQTGLLIREEKVLPGDYKYQCFWPDLDIGLYILRLEDKDGNYFQRKLLKK comes from the coding sequence ATGAAAAGAATCACTCTAGTTCTATTTTGTTTATGGGCAATGAGTTCCATCGCTCAGGAGCATCGCTATTATCCGGAAGATATTATGGTCGTTCCTCATTGGGACATTGGAATGACTCATTCGTATTTCCAGAATTTCATTTTTAGAAATGCGAACGACTTTGTGTTTGAAGTATACGGTTCGAATGGCGATGTATATAAAAGCCAGCCTCATGTGTATCCTATAGAAGGTTCCGGCCATGTTCGCAGGGGGAAATTGCAGGGAGAATTGGTTCGAAAGCATACTGATTCCTATCGGGGCTATCCTTCTATTAGACTATCGAGTAATTATGTGGAATATGCTCCCAATTTATTGATAGAGCAAATCACCGGTTCAGGATTTTTGGGTATCGTGTTTTTTAATCCAGAAACCGGTTTGCAAAATGAATTTCCAAAAGACTTGTATGCGAAGTCTCTGGTGGCTTTGAGCCAGGCACCTTTTGTGGTGGATCAGGAAATATATGTTTTGGCCGGAGATTGCGATGGATATAGTACATCCGGAAATTATTTCGATTATAATAAGCTTGATCGAGATAGCCTTTATTTATTGCGCTTTGATTTTGAGAAAGCAGATTTCGTTAAGGAGCACTCATTCAATCTGAAGGGATTAACTGGAAAGGAGTTTCAGCGCTGTATGGGAGAATTTGACTTTGATCCGCAGCTTGGGACACTGCGTTTTCAGCAAGCTGATACCCTATTTTTATTTGAAGTAGGGCGGCCAAATCCTACTCAAGTTTATAAGCCTCCATTTTACAGAAACAGAAATTTAAAGTACCTGGCCGACACAAATTATATTGTAGGACGAACTCTATTTTCTGCCGACTATGATACGAGCTATGGTGAGTACTTAATGCGTACGACCTTTGATTCCAATTATCAGGAATTTCAGGATTCGGTAGCCTACTACTATCCCAGTCCGAACTTAAGATCAGACAGTCTGCAATATAAATATGATGTCATAGGAATAACTGAGGAGCGGGTGTATTTGTCGAGACAAAAGGCTTTTTATGATGAAGTAGGAACTTTTTATGACAATACCTTAATCTGTACCAATTGGCAAGGGGATAAACTCTGGTCCAGAGATATGCTTAGTCGAGATTACCGAGGTCATCTTGAAGAGGTTTTTGAGCTTAATGATACGCTCTTTGTATTAGGTCGAATAAAGTTCCCCAGTCCTTATAAGCCTGAGTATTTTATAGGCCCATCCATTTCATTTATCCGTAGATTAACTAAGGATGGAAAGCTAATCGATTGGCAGCAAATAGATCCGGATATTCAAGTCTATCCTAATCCATTTCAAGTGGACTTCTTCATTGAATTGGATGGCTTACGTTCCATCCAATTGTTTAATCAGACTGGACTTTTAATTCGCGAAGAAAAAGTCTTGCCCGGAGATTATAAATACCAATGCTTCTGGCCAGACCTGGACATCGGCCTGTATATTTTAAGGCTAGAAGATAAGGATGGAAATTACTTTCAAAGAAAGTTGTTGAAGAAGTAA